A single Cyclopterus lumpus isolate fCycLum1 chromosome 1, fCycLum1.pri, whole genome shotgun sequence DNA region contains:
- the rrp36 gene encoding ribosomal RNA processing protein 36 homolog, which produces MTRTAMKGNEKQREAKVLKKKNVAASSSDDDDDSDVERNFALLTERGRGGGAEEGQLHHGGEEDFSDEDEEGSDGGPEEEEEGGEEAPDGREEEEEEDSDASEDDEDEDPEAAGGSGEMQTTDGVKNELSNMSFEDVMKLQNKVGTKVYNEVAYGGSRSHAAGQKKRLNKNRPMEISAKRRAPFLRHVVSVKKPTSRDPRFDDLSGEYKPEIFEKTYNFINDIKQREREIVQKKLKKTKTNTPHKEELKFLLKKMDNQERARKSREEQRERELQFKRARRERANQGARPFFLKDSDKKKLELAEKYQDLKKSGKLENFLSKKRKRNAGKDRRKLPRELQNKRFQ; this is translated from the exons ATGACCAG AACCGCGATGAAGGGGAACGAGAAGCAGCGCGAGGCGAAAGtcttaaaaaagaagaacgTGGCGGCGAGCAGcagcgacgacgacgacgactcGGACGTGGAGAGGAACTTCGCTCTGCTCacggaaagaggaagaggaggaggagctgaggagggacAGTTGCaccatggaggagaggaagatttCAGCGATGAGGACGAAGAGGGGTCCGATGGCggtcctgaggaggaggaggagggaggcgagGAAGCGCCCGATGGccgtgaagaagaggaggaggaagacagcgACGCCTCCGAGGATGACGAGGATGAAGATCCAGAGGCCGCCGGCGGCAGCGGTGAGATGCAGACGACGGACGGCGTGAAGAACG AACTTTCCAACATGTCCTTCGAGGACGTCATGAAGCTGCAGAACAAAGTGGGAACCAAAGTGTACAACGAGGTGGCGTACGGCGGCAGCAGGAGCCACGCGGCCGGCCAAAAGAAACGGCTGAACAAGAACAG gCCGATGGAGATTTCAGCCAAGAGACGGGCTCCGTTCCTCCGTCACGTCGTCTCCGTCAAGAAACCG ACGTCGAGAGATCCTCGATTCGACGACCTGTCTGGAGAATACAAACCGGAGATCTTCGAGAAGACGTACAACTTCATCAATGAcatcaaacagagagagagagag ATCGTCCagaagaagctgaagaagacgaagacgaacACGCCGCATAAAGAGGAACTCAAGTTCCTGCTGAAGAAGATG gacaaCCAGGAGCGAGCGAGGAAGAGTCGAGAggagcagcgagagagagagctgcagttCAAGAGGGCGCGGAGAGAGCGAGCCAATCAGGGCGCACGGCCGTTCTTCCTCAAGGACT CTGACAAGAAGAAGCTCGAGCTGGCCGAGAAATACCAGGATCTCAAGAAGAGCGGAAAACTGGAGAACTTCCtgagcaagaagaggaagaggaacgcAGGAAAGGACCGCAGGAAGCTGCCCCGAGAGCTGCAGAACAAGCGCTttcagtag
- the LOC117748470 gene encoding apoptosis-stimulating of p53 protein 2-like — protein MGATERTAANMMPMFLTVYLSNNDQHVSEVPITPETLCRDVVELCKEPGEAECHLAEMWRGSEHAVGEGERMLDVLQRWGQQMGEVRYLLRHQRAPGRESGGSRADHQMMKRNQAKASVERCLENGVSAPRLDVTLSDLQDLATRQQQQINAQQQMLASKEQRLRYLKLQDQRQQQQETSEQERLQQLRENAHNQEAKLRRVRALRGQVEQKRLSNSKLVEEIEQMTGLFQQKQRELLVAVTRVEELSDQLETLRSNRLEAPLHPPPPPLLHHHNTSSTAELERLYKELQLRNKLNQDQSGRLQQQRDSLNKRNLEVVSMDRRLAELRQRLWKKKAALQQKENLPAASDGVAPPHGVGSRVAAVGPYIQSSSSQGPPVPARHEVLVKPAYPDGTATLPMPDSSQKPPPRPAKPASGFSTSKITKHSDWSGSYSESSGGYSHASTLPRMSSLSSHNSGAKTLTDQKAFSGSDIPPPVPSQTNQITESLLRDNQASGKGSNMMTAPPPVPSKPKPFSSSGPPTFSKKPPYCTGTFPGKVRPVGGQLRAPGVHSSHSHTLPLPNKQESPPAAAVRPYTTELSEAPPPPLQKPQTLAASSIYSMYTQQGKGYQGQGTLPRSQPRVYGKPVLPASGPTAASDITTSGFCASEGVEADSSCRGNGEGVGAETAERGTPRPLSPTKLLPFLSNPHRNPSDADLEALRRRLHHAPRPLKKRSSITEPEGPAGPNIQKLLYQKTTLAAMETIPMETIPMETVGPAGTYVRNREDGTGGGDVAFRVDGGQPRAESPEDCLTPPPLPPRAPIPDLAATCRPLPPPQEGKEDEEVCPSASIHLDYFADEFPPYPPPPYPSCGEGDQGDDGLSLQPPEVTGQVTVPPGKRSILRKADSERIHHGMRVKFNPLALLLDSSLEGEYDLVQRVIYDVDDPSSPNDEGITALHNAVCAGHTDIVKFLVQFGVNANAADSDGWTPLHCAASCNNVQVCKFLVESGAAVFATTYSDMQTAADKCEEMEDGYAQCSQFLYGVQEKMGVMNRGVVYALWDYEPQGEDELGFVEGDCMTVLRREDEVETEWWWARCGDREGYIPRNLLGLYLRIKLRQRTLA, from the exons ATGGGCGCGACAGAGCGGACAGCTGCCAACATGATGCCG atgTTCCTCACCGTGTACCTCAGCAACAACGACCAGCACGTCAGCGAGGTTCCCATCACGCCGGAGACGCTGTGCAGAGACGTGGTGGAGCTCTGCAAGGAGCCCGGAGAGGCCGAATGCCACCTGGCCGAGATGTGGAGAGGCTCAG AGCACGCCGTTGGAGAAGGGGAGCGGATGCTGGACGTGTTGCAGCGATGGGGGCAGCAGATGGGGGAGGTCCGCTACCTCCTGCGTCACCAGAGAGCTCCGGGAAGAGAGTCGG gTGGATCCAGAGCGGACCatcagatgatgaagaggaaccaGGCGAAGGCTTCTGTGGAGAGATGTCTGGAGAACGGG gtctCGGCTCCTCGTCTGGACGTGACGCTGAGCGACCTCCAGGATCTGGCAaccagacagcagcagcagattaaTGCACAGCAGCAGATGCTGGCCTCCAAG GAGCAGCGGCTGCGCTACCTGAAGCTGCAGgaccagcggcagcagcagcaggagacgtCCGAACAGGAGCGACTGCAGCAGCTCAGGGAGAACGCCCACAACCAGGAGGCCAAACTGAGGCGGGTCCGGGCCCTCAGGGGCCAGGTGGAGCAGAAGCGCCTCAGCAACAGCAAGCTAG TGGAGGAGATCGAGCAGATGACCGGTCTGTTCCAGCAGAAACAGAGGGAGCTGCTGGTCGCCGTGACgcgggtggaggagctgagcgACCAGCTGGAGACGCTGAGGAGCAACAGGCTGGAGgcccctcttcatcctcctcctcctcctctccttcatcaccacaacacctcctccacagCTGAGCTGGAGCGCCTCTATAAAGAGCTGCAG TTGAGGAACAAGTTGAACCAGGACCAGAGCGgccggctgcagcagcagagagacagcCTGAACAAGAGGAACCTGGAGGTGGTGTCGATGGACCGGCGGCTGGCCGAGCTCCGCCAGCGGCTCTGGAAGAAGAAGGCCGCCCTGCAGCAGAAAGAGAACCTGCCG GCGGCTTCAGACGGAGTGGCCCCTCCGCACGGCGTGGGCTCCAGAGTGGCGGCGGTGGGGCCGTACATCCAGTCGTCAAGCTCTCAGGGGCCTCCGGTGCCGGCTCGCCACGAGGTTCTGGTGAAGCCGGCGTACCCGGACGGCACCGCCACACTGCCCATGCCCGACTCGTCCCAGAAGCCGCCTCCCAGACCAGCCAAACCCGCCTCAG GTTTCTCCACGTCAAAAATAACCAAACACTCCGACTGGAGCGGCTCGTATTCGGAGTCCAGTGGAGGTTACAGCCACGCCTCCACCCTGCCTCGCATGTCCAGCCTCAGCAGCCACAACTCAG GCGCTAAAACCCTCACAGATCAGAAGGCCTTCTCTGGGTCTGACATCCCGCCCCCTGTCCCGTCACAGACCAATCAAATCACTGAGAGCCTGCTCAGGGACAATCAG GCTTCTGGTAAAGGTTCCAACATGATGACGGCGCCGCCTCCAGTTCCCAGTAAGCCCAAGCCGTTCTCCTCATCCGGCCCGCCGACCTTCTCCAAGAAGCCCCCTTACTGCACCGGGACCTTCCCCGGTAAGGTGCGACCGGTCGGGGGCCAACTCAGGGCCCCGGGGGTCCACTCCAGCCACAGCCACACCCTCCCTCTGCCCAACAAGCAGGAGAGTCCGCCGGCCGCCGCCGTGCGGCCGTACACCACCGAGCTCTcggaggccccgccccctccgcTGCAGAAGCCTCAGACTCTGGCGGCTTCATCCATCTACTCCATGTACACCCAACAGGGGAAGGGCTACCAGGGCCAGGGCACGCTGCCCCGCAGCCAGCCCAGAG TGTACGGGAAACCAGTGCTCCCAGCTAGCGGGCCGACTGCCGCCTCAGACATCACGACCTCTGGGTTTTGCGCATCCGAAGGGGTCGAGGCTGACAGCAGTTGCCGGGGCAACGGCGAGGGCGTCGGAGCAGAGACGGCGGAGCGCGGCACCCCGCGGCCGCTGAGCCCCACCaagctcctccccttcctgtccaaCCCTCACAGGAACCCCAGCGACGCCGACCTGGAGGCCTTGCGCCGCCGGCTGCACCACGCCCCGCGGCCCCTGAAGAAACGCAGCTCCATCACGGAGCCCGAGGGCCCGGCGGGTCCCAACATCCAGAAGCTGCTCTACCAGAAAACCACTCTGGCCGCCATGGAGACCATCCCCATGGAGACCATCCCCATGGAGACGGTCGGCCCGGCGGGGACGTACGTCAGGAATCGCGAGGACGGGACAGGCGGCGGGGACGTCGCGTTCAGGGTCGACGGCGGCCAGCCAAGAGCCGAGAGCCCGGAGGACTGTCTGACCCcgccccctctgcccccccgTGCGCCCATCCCCGACCTCGCCGCCACCTGCCGCCCCCTGCCGCCCCCTCAGGAGGgcaaggaggacgaggaggttTGTCCGTCCGCCTCGATCCACCTGGACTACTTTGCCGATGAGTTCCCGCCCTACCCGCCCCCACCATACCCGTCCTGTGGGGAGGGGGATCAGGGAGACGACGGCCTCAGCCTGCAGCCGCCGGAGGTCACGGGACAGGTGACGGTGCCCCCG GGGAAGAGGTCGATCCTCCGTAAAGCCGACTCGGAGCGGATCCACCACGGCATGCGGGTCAAGTTCAACCCTCTGGCCCTGCTGCTGGACTCGTCTCTGGAGGGCGAGTACGACCTCGTCCAGAGGGTCATCTACGAC GTGGACGACCCCAGCTCGCCGAACGACGAGGGCATCACGGCGCTGCACAACGCCGTCTGCGCCGGCCACACGGACATCGTCAAGTTTCTGGTTCAGTTCGGGGTCAACGCCAACGCGGCCGACAGCGACGGCTG GACTCCCCTCCACTGCGCCGCCTCCTGCAACAACGTTCAGGTCTGCAAGTTCCTGGTGGAGTCGGGGGCGGCGGTGTTCGCCACCACGTACAGCGACATGCAGACAGCCGCCGACAAGTGTGAGGAGATGGAGGACGGctacgcccagtgctcccagttcCTCTATG GCGTTCAGGAGAAGATGGGCGTGATGAACCGCGGCGTGGTCTACGCCCTGTGGGACTACGAGCCTCAGGGCGAGGACGAGCTGGGCTTTGTTGAGGGCGACTGCATGACGGTGCTGCGACGCGAGGACGAGGTGGAGACGGAGTGGTGGTGGGCGCGGTGCGGCGACCGGGAGGGCTACATCCCCCGCAACCTGTTGGgg CTCTATCTGAGGATCAAGCTGCGGCAGAGGACCCTGGCTTAA